In Vigna unguiculata cultivar IT97K-499-35 chromosome 3, ASM411807v1, whole genome shotgun sequence, a single genomic region encodes these proteins:
- the LOC114175113 gene encoding uncharacterized protein LOC114175113: MDYKYQIDMKKKLSFKLLKTTLQFVVSVSVFCFFVWYSSGFFILPQCFHAYFSTCLFSMLTRTLQRKYMFIICNAILALLAISPFHAELQASATATKTQVSAEAVEDFLTIEEAKTQEDYSEQVSAAEHETEMVPIAEEEGGTVAKDDELVADTRMETTEDQVANTDELNRKFEEFIRKMKEEMRIEAQRQPIEV; the protein is encoded by the coding sequence ATGGATTATAAATATCAGATTGATATGAAGAAGAAACTCAGTTTCAAGTTATTGAAAACAACTCTGCAGTTTGTTGTATCAGTGTCTGTGTTCTGTTTCTTCGTATGGTACTCTTCTGGTTTTTTCATACTCCCTCAGTGTTTCCATGCTTACTTCTCCACCTGCCTTTTCTCCATGCTCACTCGCACTCTTCAAAGAAAATACATGTTTATCATCTGCAATGCCATTCTTGCTCTTCTAGCCATCTCACCTTTTCATGCAGAACTTCAAGCTTCCGCCACCGCTACTAAGACACAGGTTTCTGCAGAGGCTGTTGAAGACTTTCTTACGATTGAAGAAGCGAAAACGCAAGAAGATTATTCTGAACAAGTATCTGCAGCTGAACATGAGACAGAGATGGTGCCTATTGCAGAGGAAGAAGGAGGGACGGTGGCAAAAGATGATGAATTAGTAGCTGATACAAGAATGGAAACAACCGAAGATCAAGTAGCAAATACAGATGAACTGAATAGAAAGTTCGAAGAGTTTATAAGGAAAATGAAGGAGGAGATGAGAATTGAAGCTCAACGACAACCAATTGAAGTGTAG
- the LOC114177984 gene encoding pentatricopeptide repeat-containing protein At4g16390, chloroplastic, translating into MAYNICSSPSSLFHDFPSISSSSTSSSSSCSSSSSRKFKLRNLSSSSFQPSHSNSLALNSKTLLHAPQVSLHEPISEQIPSEGNSEGNSLSSYKSSRIWVNPRSPRAKQLERKSYDARYTSLVNVANSLDSCNPSQEDVSLVLKNLGSRVLEQDAVTVINNMSNSLVVPFVLRYFQRRIKTTREAILYNVTLKVFRKNRDMDAIEKMFDEMLQRGVRPDNVTFSTIISCARLCSVPHKAVEWFEKMPSFGCEPDEVTYSVMIDAYGRAGNIDMALRLYDRARTESWRLDTVTFSTLIKMYGLAGNYDGCLNVYQEMKVLGVKPNMVIYNTLLDAMGRAKRPWQAKSIFTEMMNNGLSPNWVTYAALLRAYGRGRYSDDALFVYKEMREKGMEMNTHLYNTLLAMCADLGLADEAFKIFEDMKSSATCLCDSWTFSSLITIYSCSGNVSDAERILNEMMESGFEPTIFVLTSLVQCYGKAGRTDDVVKTFDQLLDLGISPDDRFCGCLLNVMTQTPKEELFKLKDCVDKANPKLGSVVRYLVEGLEESDGEFRKEASELFDSIADEVKKPFCNSLIDLCVNLNLMDLACQLLDLGLTREIYTDIQTKSQTQWSLHLKSLSLGASLTALHAWINDLSKVLESGEDLPPVLGINTGHGKHRYSEKGLASVVESHLNELNAPFHEAPDKAGWFLTTQVAAKSWLESRELVTA; encoded by the coding sequence ATGGCTTACAATATCTgctcttctccttcttctctcttcCACGATTTTCCCTCcatctcttcttcttcaacctCATCCTCCTCTTCttgttcttcctcttcttctcgcAAATTCAAACTTCGAAACTTGTCTTCCTCTTCTTTTCAACCTTCTCATTCCAATTCTCTGGCCCTGAACTCAAAAACCCTTCTCCATGCCCCACAGGTGTCCTTGCACGAACCCATTTCCGAACAGATACCATCGGAGGGGAATTCGGAGGGAAATTCCTTGTCTTCCTATAAAAGTAGTCGTATCTGGGTGAATCCCCGAAGCCCGAGGGCGAAACAACTTGAGAGAAAATCCTACGATGCAAGGTACACTTCTCTTGTAAATGTCGCCAACTCCTTGGACTCTTGCAATCCCTCTCAAGAGGACGTGTCTCTGGTTTTGAAGAATTTGGGGAGTAGGGTTTTAGAGCAAGACGCTGTAACTGTCATCAACAACATGTCCAATTCCCTTGTTGTGCCCTTTGTTCTCAGATACTTTCAGCGTAGGATTAAAACCACCAGAGAGGCCATTCTCTACAACGTCACTCTCAAGGTGTTTCGGAAGAATAGAGATATGGATGCCATCGAGAAGatgtttgatgaaatgcttCAGAGAGGGGTCAGGCCTGATAATGTCACCTTCTCGACCATAATTAGCTGCGCCAGGCTTTGTTCGGTGCCCCATAAGGCCGTTGAGTGGTTTGAAAAGATGCCATCGTTTGGGTGTGAGCCTGATGAAGTTACCTACTCGGTTATGATCGATGCTTATGGCAGGGCTGGTAACATTGACATGGCTTTGCGCTTGTATGATCGTGCAAGGACCGAGAGTTGGCGCCTTGATACCGTTACCTTCTCAACCTTGATCAAGATGTATGGTTTGGCTGGGAATTACGACGGATGCTTAAATGTCTACCAAGAGATGAAGGTTCTTGGTGTTAAACCTAACATGGTTATTTATAATACTCTTTTAGATGCCATGGGGAGAGCTAAGAGGCCTTGGCAGGCCAAGAGTATATTTACGGAGATGATGAATAATGGATTGTCACCGAATTGGGTGACTTATGCGGCTCTCTTGCGAGCCTATGGTAGAGGGCGCTACAGCGACGACGCTCTCTTTGTTTACAAGGAAATGAGGGAAAAGGGAATGGAGATGAATACTCATCTTTACAATACTCTTTTAGCTATGTGTGCCGATCTTGGCCTTGCTGATGAAGCATTTAAGATTTTTGAAGACATGAAAAGTTCTGCAACTTGCCTTTGTGACAGTTGGACGTTCTCGTCCTTGATTACCATATATTCTTGCAGTGGGAACGTTTCGGATGCTGAAAGAATATTGAACGAAATGATGGAATCTGGCTTTGAGCCTACTATTTTTGTTCTGACGTCGCTTGTGCAGTGCTATGGGAAGGCTGGGCGTACTGATGATGTTGTGAAGACGTTTGATCAACTTTTGGATTTGGGTATCAGTCCAGACGACCGTTTCTGTGGTTGTCTTCTGAATGTTATGACCCAAACACCGAAAGAAGAACTTTTCAAGCTAAAAGATTGTGTGGATAAGGCTAATCCAAAGCTTGGGTCTGTGGTAAGATATTTGGTCGAAGGGCTGGAGGAGAGCGATGGGGAGTTTAGAAAAGAAGCTTCTGAACTCTTTGATTCAATTGCTGATGAAGTAAAGAAGCCCTTTTGCAATTCTCTGATCGATCTGTGTGTCAACCTGAATTTGATGGACTTGGCATGCCAGCTTCTGGACCTAGGGTTGACGCGTGAAATATATACGGATATACAGACCAAGTCTCAAACTCAATGGTCTCTGCATCTAAAGAGTCTCTCGCTTGGAGCTTCGCTTACTGCGTTACATGCTTGGATAAATGATTTGTCCAAGGTTTTGGAATCAGGAGAGGATCTTCCACCAGTGCTTGGAATTAACACTGGTCATGGGAAACACAGGTATTCGGAAAAAGGTTTGGCAAGTGTTGTTGAATCACATTTAAACGAACTCAACGCTCCATTCCACGAGGCACCAGATAAGGCTGGCTGGTTTTTGACAACACAGGTAGCAGCCAAGTCATGGCTGGAGTCTAGGGAACTGGTTACTGCATGA
- the LOC114177093 gene encoding microtubule-associated protein 70-5-like, whose translation MMSCEEQRGEKPPLLRSDPVVLEINSLQNQLKEKDKEVATCQGEIKALRSTEALKDKAIEELRNRVGKLEERLGVTEDRLKQKNLEIKKLTDEKKDALASQYAAEATLRRVHAIQKDEDFIPIETAIAPLEAEIKMYRNEITSLQEDKKALERLTKSKEAALLEAERILQSALEKALVVDEVRNQNFDLKRQIEISQEENKILEKKHRQKILEVEKLSQTIQELEEVILASGATANAVRDYQRQTSELQEEKRKLERELARVKVSANRIANVVANEWKDENDKVMPVRQWLEDRRIMQAEIQRLKDKLATSERTAKAESQLKDKLKLRLKTLEEGLKHLSSYPDILNVPCASPKAEKSNILGFLTTSSGLRKRSTSQPRASTVGSSLFQQPHAKNSTDILVGNLKLGSPKKRYSSAENVLKKGIWASRSKVDNAEKENEMLVNTDMTLNRCNEEREAAEINVDEDPESKKPNGSGRDDVVSGFLYDKLQKEVINLRKSCETKDSSLQCKDEEIKMLTKKVDALTKAMQVEWKKMKREAASREKEASSTKSDDNRKNRSTSSSKRVMTER comes from the exons ATGATGAGCTGTGAAGAGCAACGTGGAGAAAAGCCTCCACTTCTCCGATCTGACCCGGTGGTGTTGGAGATTAATAGCTTGCAAAACCAACTCAAAG AGAAAGATAAGGAAGTAGCGACTTGTCAGGGTGAAATCAAAGCCTTGAGGTCAACTGAGGCTCTCAAGGACAAGGCCATAGAAGAG TTGAGAAATAGAGTTGGTAAACTTGAGGAAAGACTTGGAGTTACAGAGGATCGTCTTAAACAAAAG AATCTAGAAATCAAGAAACTGACAGATGAAAAGAAAGATGCATTGGCTTCACAATATGCTGCAGAAGCAACACTTAGAAGGGTCCATGCAATTCAGAAGGATGAGGATTTTATTCCAATTGAGACTGCCATTGCTCCTCTTGAAGCTGAGATCAAAATGTACAGGAATGAG ATTACTTCACTTCAAGAAGATAAGAAAGCTTTGGAACGACTCACAAAATCAAAAGAGGCAGCATTGCTAGAAGCAGAGAGGATTCTGCAAAGTGCCCTAGAGAAGGCCCTAGTAGTTGATGAGGTTCGAAATCAGAACTTTGACTTGAAGAGACAGATTGAAATCTCCCAG GAGGAGAACAAAATCTTGGAGAAAAAGCATCGCCAAAAGATTTTAGAAGTTGAAAAACTTAGCCAAACGATTCAAGAACTTGAGGAAGTTATCTTAGCCAGCGGAGCTACTGCTAATGCTGTTCGTGACTATCAGCGACAGACTTCTGAATTGCAA GAAGAGAAGAGGAAATTAGAGAGGGAGCTAGCAAGGGTAAAAGTTTCAGCAAACAGAATTGCAAATGTTGTGGCTAATGAGTGGAAGGACGAAAATGATAAGGTCATGCCTGTCAGGCAATGGCTAGAAGATAGAAGAATTATGCAG GCAGAGATTCAACGGTTGAAAGACAAGCTGGCTACATCAGAGAGAACAGCTAAGGCAGAGTCACAATTGAAG GATAAACTAAAGCTAAGGCTTAAAACGCTGGAGGAAGGCTTGAAGCATCTCTCAAGCTACCCAGACATTCTGAATGTGCCTTGTGCATCTCCGAAAGCAGAAAAGTCGAACATACTAGGTTTTCTAACAACCAGTAGTGGTCTGAGAAAGAGATCCACATCACAACCAAGGGCATCTACTGTTGGAAGCTCTTTGTTCCAGCAACCACATGCAAAAAACAGCACAGACATATTGGTCGGGAATTTAAAACTGGGGAGCCCTAAAAAGAGATACAGTTCTGCAGAAAATGTGTTGAAGAAAGGAATATGGGCGTCCAGAAGTAAAGTTGATAATGCTGAAAAGGAAAATGAGATGCTGGTGAACACGGACATGACATTAAACAGATGCAATGAAGAAAGAGAAGCAGCAGAAATTAATGTGGATGAAGACCCTGAAAGCAAGAAACCAAACGGATCAGGCAGGGATGATGTGGTCTCAGGTTTTCTGTATGATAAGCTGCAAAAGGAGGTCATCAATTTGAGGAAGTCTTGCGAAACTAAAGACAGTAGTTTACAAtgtaaagatgaagaaattaag ATGCTTACAAAGAAAGTTGATGCACTCACAAAGGCCATGCAAGTAGAgtggaagaaaatgaaaagagaagcAGCTTCCAGAGAGAAAGAGGCTTCATCAACAAAGTCAGATGATAATAGGAAAAACAGAAGCACAAGCTCCTCTAAAAG GGTGATGACAGAGCGCTGA
- the LOC114175578 gene encoding two-pore potassium channel 1-like codes for MGGDEARQSLLSEHSNEKNGLQRRRPSALEKEINHRGHNDEKKPLNSLAEFHFRPVLFWLAAYLGGGTICFLLTQHHIKGIKTNGFLDAIYFCVVTMTTVGYGDLVPDSDLSKLLACIYVFTGMALVGLILSKAADYIVEKQEIILVKTIFKGENYGPEQVSKEVETNKAKYKLILTASIFLVLMIEGTIFLYFIENLDFVDAFYCVCSTVTTLGYGDKSFSTTFGRAFAVFWILSSTICLAQSFAYIAELYTEKRQRSLAKRVLARKLSLLDLEAADLDGDHVVSSTEFVLYKLKEMGKISQDDILAVLDIFRQLDFDQSGTLTEADLRPNHD; via the exons ATGGGTGGTGATGAGGCTCGACAATCATTGCTCTCAGAACATTCAAATGAGAAAAATGGCCTCCAGAGGAGAAGGCCTAGTGCATTGGAGAAGGAGATCAACCACAGAGGACATAATGATGAAAAAAAGCCTTTGAATTCTCTAGCAGAATTCCATTTCAGACCAGTGTTGTTTTGGTTAGCTGCATACCTAGGTGGAGGAACTATTTGCTTCCTTCTCACACAGCATCACATAAAGGGTATAAAAACAAATGGGTTTCTTGATGCCATTTACTTCTGTGTTGTAACAATGACAACAGTTGGATATGGAGATCTTGTGCCAGATAGCGACCTTTCAAAACTTCTTGCTTGCATTTACGTCTTCACTGGAATGGCTCTTGTAGGGTTAATTCTTAGCAAAGCAGCAGATTATATTGTTGAAAAGCAGGAAATCATTCTTGTTAAAACCATATTCAAGGGTGAAAATTATGGTCCAGAACAGGTTTCCAAAGAGGTTGAAACCAACAAAGCTAAATACAAACTCATCCTGACAGCATCCATCTTTTTGGTGCTTATGATTGAGGGGACTATTTTTctgtattttattgaaaatctgGATTTTGTTGATGCCTTTTATTGTGTTTGTTCCACAGTCACTACTTTAGGTTATGGGGATAAGAGCTTTTCCACCACTTTTGGTCGTGCTTTTGCTGTCTTCTGGATATTGAGCAGCACCATTTGCTTGGCTCAGTCTTTTGCTTATATAGCTGAACTTTATACTGAAAAAAGACAAAGGTCCCTTGCAAAAAGGGTTCTTGCACGAAAATTGTCACTCCTTGATCTTGAGGCAGCTGATCTTGATGGAGATCATGTAGTCAG TTCTACAGAGTTCGTGTTGTATAAATTGAAGGAAATGGGAAAGATCAGCCAAGATGATATTTTAGCTGTTCTGGATATTTTTAGACAACTAGATTTTGATCAATCAGGAACACTGACAGAAGCTGATCTCAGACCTAACCATGACTGA
- the LOC114179114 gene encoding leucine-rich repeat extensin-like protein 3 isoform X2, with amino-acid sequence MVTITVVCCNPEKLRDKICCKGCGTIKSIEILEPPKPKPPEKPKEPEKPKEPVKPKEPEKPKEPEKPKPPSKPKAPEKPKEPEKPKEPEKPKVPEKPKETSPPPQKPNPPVPVPAPAPVPVPVPAPAPAPVPVPVPAPPPMAVPIGVCCVPCYEGREGGPCFHGYGGPPPCYEAYYGRPVYDSYGGGRPCYVSRCDEYFCEDNASACSIM; translated from the coding sequence ATGGTCACCATAACGGTGGTATGCTGTAACCCTGAGAAGCTGAGGGACAAGATTTGCTGCAAAGGCTGTGGGACTATCAAAAGCATTGAAATTCTCGAACCTCCCAAGCCCAAACCACCTGAGAAGCCCAAGGAGCCCGAAAAACCCAAGGAACCGGTGAAGCCCAAAGAGCCAGAGAAACCGAAAGAACCGGAGAAGCCTAAGCCACCATCCAAGCCAAAGGCGCCAGAGAAGCCGAAAGAACCAGAAAAGCCCAAGGAACCAGAGAAGCCCAAGGTGCCCGAAAAGCCCAAGGAAACCTCCCCTCCCCCGCAGAAACCGAATCCACCGGTGCCGGTGCCTGCGCCGGCTCCAGTGCCAGTGCCTGTGCCTGCGCCTGCACCAGCGCCGGTTCCGGTGCCGGTGCCAGCGCCGCCGCCAATGGCGGTTCCGATCGGAGTATGCTGTGTACCATGCTATGAAGGTCGGGAAGGTGGGCCCTGTTTTCACGGGTACGGtgggccaccaccatgttatgaGGCTTATTATGGAAGACCTGTTTACGACAGTTACGGTGGGGGCAGGCCCTGTTACGTGAGCCGTTGCGATGAATATTTCTGTGAAGATAACGCTTCCGCTTGCTCAATTATGTGA
- the LOC114179114 gene encoding leucine-rich repeat extensin-like protein 3 isoform X1, with product MAEKKVAIMRLKVDLQCHKCYKKVKKILCKFPQIRDQVYDEKHDMVTITVVCCNPEKLRDKICCKGCGTIKSIEILEPPKPKPPEKPKEPEKPKEPVKPKEPEKPKEPEKPKPPSKPKAPEKPKEPEKPKEPEKPKVPEKPKETSPPPQKPNPPVPVPAPAPVPVPVPAPAPAPVPVPVPAPPPMAVPIGVCCVPCYEGREGGPCFHGYGGPPPCYEAYYGRPVYDSYGGGRPCYVSRCDEYFCEDNASACSIM from the exons ATGGCTGAAAAAAAG GTCGCCATAATGAGACTCAAGGTTGATCTCCAGTGCCACAAATGCTACAAGAAGGTCAAGAAAATTCTCTGCAAATTCCCTC AAATTCGAGACCAGGTTTATGACGAGAAGCATGACATGGTCACCATAACGGTGGTATGCTGTAACCCTGAGAAGCTGAGGGACAAGATTTGCTGCAAAGGCTGTGGGACTATCAAAAGCATTGAAATTCTCGAACCTCCCAAGCCCAAACCACCTGAGAAGCCCAAGGAGCCCGAAAAACCCAAGGAACCGGTGAAGCCCAAAGAGCCAGAGAAACCGAAAGAACCGGAGAAGCCTAAGCCACCATCCAAGCCAAAGGCGCCAGAGAAGCCGAAAGAACCAGAAAAGCCCAAGGAACCAGAGAAGCCCAAGGTGCCCGAAAAGCCCAAGGAAACCTCCCCTCCCCCGCAGAAACCGAATCCACCGGTGCCGGTGCCTGCGCCGGCTCCAGTGCCAGTGCCTGTGCCTGCGCCTGCACCAGCGCCGGTTCCGGTGCCGGTGCCAGCGCCGCCGCCAATGGCGGTTCCGATCGGAGTATGCTGTGTACCATGCTATGAAGGTCGGGAAGGTGGGCCCTGTTTTCACGGGTACGGtgggccaccaccatgttatgaGGCTTATTATGGAAGACCTGTTTACGACAGTTACGGTGGGGGCAGGCCCTGTTACGTGAGCCGTTGCGATGAATATTTCTGTGAAGATAACGCTTCCGCTTGCTCAATTATGTGA